A stretch of DNA from Desulfosarcina ovata subsp. ovata:
TACGGTGGACGTTATCTGGATCATGAATTTCGACCTCGAGTTCACCTACGTCAATCCCGCCATCACCAGCATCACGGGCTACACCCCCGAAGAGTGGATCGGCACCCGCCTGCCAGACCATTGCGACGAGGAAAACTTCAATAAAATGGCCACCATCGTGGCCAATGAAATGGCCAAGGGAGAGGAGAGCCGCGGTATCTCCTTCGAAGCGGTAATGCTCAAGAAAAACGGTGACCTGCTGCCGGTTGAAATTCGCGGAAGGGTGATTTACAGCGAGGATGGTCAGCCCACCCGCCTCCAGGGCGTCACGCGGGATATTACCCGGCGCAAAGCGGCCGAGGCAGACCGGGAATACCAGGCCCGGTTGCTTCAGGAGATGGGTCGGCTGGCAAAAATCGGTGCCTGGGAGTTCGATCCGGCCACCGGCCAGGGATCCTGGACCGAAGAAGTGGCCCGGATTCACGATCTCTCGCCTGGCGAGCTGACTTCCATGGAGCATGGTCTGGGTTTCTATGAGGGTGAGTCCCGCGAGATCATCCAACGTGCCGTCAAGGCGGCCGTTGAAAACGGTACGCCCTATGATCTGGAAATCGAACTGGTCAGTGCCAAGGGGATCCGCAAATGGGTGCGGACGATTGGCCGGCCAAAGATGCAGGCGGGGCGGGTGACCCACGTCCGGGGCTCTTTTCAGGACATCACCGAGCGCAAGCGGTTCGAGCAGCGCATCGACCACCTGAATCGGGTATTGCGGGCGATCCGTGATCTGAATCAATTGGTCGTCCGGGAAAAGGATTCCGAGTCGCTGATTCGCAACGGTTGTCACATTTTGGTGGACAATCGCGGCTTCGCCTCCGCCATGATCATTCTCACGGACGATAACGACCGCCCTCGCTCATGGGCCAGGGCCGGTCTTGTCAAGGCTTCGGACATTCTCAACCGCATACTTGAAGGCGGCAAGCTTCCCCGCTGCTGCGAACAGGTTCGAAGCGGGGTCAAAATCGTGTCGGTCACCGAAAAAGAGGACTATTGCATCGGGTGCCATATTCTGGAGAAGGGCCGGGGCATGCATTCGCTGGCCGCACCCCTGGTTTCCGACGATAATTATTTTGGCTGCCTAGTTGTCGCCCTGAGTGGTGATCTGCCTGTGGACGACGAGGAACTGAATTTGCTGGAAGAGGCCGCCGGCGATATCGCCTATGCGCTGCGGGTGTTGCAGTTGGACGAAAATCACAAGCAATCGGAGCATGAACGCGTTTCGCTGGAACGTCAACTGGTTCAGGCGCAGAAGATGGAATCGGTGGGACGGCTGGCCGGTGGCGTGGCCCACGACTACAACAACATGCTCAGTGTCATTATCGGCTATACCGAACTGGCCATGGATAAGGCGGGTGAGGATTCCCCCCTGATGACCGATCTCAAAGAAATCCTGCAGGCGGCCAATCGGTCGTCGGAAATCACCCGGCAACTGCTGGCCTTTGCCCGCCAGCAGACCGTCGCCCCCCAAGTGCTTGATCTGAACCATATCATGAAAAGCATGCTCAACATGCTCCGGCGGTTGATCGGCGAGGACATTGACCTTGCCTGGAATGCGGGGCTGGATCTGTGGCCGGTGAAAATCGATCCGGTGCAGGTGGACCAGATTCTGGCCAACCTGTGTGTCAATGCCCGGGATGCGATTGTCGGGGTGGGGAAGGTGACCATCACGACGGAGAATGTTCACTTCGACGAGGCGTATTGCGCCCGGCATACCGGATTTATTCCCGGTGCGTTTGTCCAACTGGCGGTCAGTGATGATGGCAGCGGTATGTCGCGGGAGACCCTGGATAAAATATTCGAGCCTTTTTTTACCACCAAGGGATTGGGCAAGGGAACGGGCCTGGGGCTGGCTACCGTTTATGGCATCGTCAAGCAGAATAATGGGTTTATTAACGTATACAGTGAACCAGAGGTGGGGACCACCGTCAAAATTTACCTGCCCCGGCATGCGGACGCGCACGTGCCGGCGGCCGATGATCCTCCCGCCAAGATTCCGACTGGCCGCGGCGAGACCCTCCTCCTGGTTGAGGACGACCCGGAGATTTTGAAGCTGGGCTGCAAAATGCTCGAGATGTCTGGCTATTCGGTATTTCCCGCTGCCACTCCGGGGGATGCCCTGGCGCTGGTCACCGCCCATGCCGGTCATATCGATTTGCTGATTACCGATGTGGTCATGCCGGAAATGAATGGCCGTGATCTGGCCGGGAAGGTGAACGACCGTTGCCCGGATGTGCGCGTCTTGTTTATGTCCGGTTACCCGGCCAACGTGATCGCTCACCGGGGGATTTTGGAAGAAGGCTTCAATTTTATTCAAAAACCGTTTTCCCGTCGGGAACTGGCCGGCAAGGTCAGAATGATCCTTGACCACTGAACCCCGATTTTTTTTAAAACTTGTTTTGTAAAACTTTTGTCAACTGCTTTGCTCCGGCTTGTCATCCTTATTTCGGTTCTTTACATTTGCTTTCCGGACATTGACCGGTTCGGCGTGATCTGAACTTATAGAGGATGATTGCCATGAAATCCATTTTAACTAGCCTGCGTGGCGCATTTTCGATCCTTATCTACGCCATCAACACGGTCGCCTGCTGCATTCCGATTTTTGCCGTGGCACTGGTTCGGTCGCTGGTTCCGATCCGGCCGGTCCAGACCTTCTGCCGGCGGTTGCTGACCGGTATCGCCAGTTGCTGGATCTGGGTGAACAATATGAACCAGCGCCTGTCCAACGGCATCCGCTGGGATGTGCAGGGTCTGGATGGCCTCGATCCCCGGGGATGGTATATGGTGGTGGCCAATCACCAGTCCTGGGTGGATATTCTGGTGCTGCAGAATGTTTTTCACGGCAAGATCCCGTTTCTCAAATTCTTTCTGAAAAAAGAGTTGTTCTGGTTTCCCCTGTTGGGCCAGGCTTGGTGGGCCCTGGATTTTCCCTTTATGAAACGATACTCGCGCCGGTTTCTGCGCAAGCACCCGCATCTGATCGGCAAGGACCTGGAGATTACCCGTAAGGCTTGCGAAAAGTTCAGAAGCATTCCCGTCTCGGTGATGAATTTTGTCGAAGGCACCCGTTTCACCCGGGAAAAGCATAGCCGCCAGCGTTCGCCCTACACGCATCTGTTACGCACCAAGGCGGGCGGCCTGGCTTTTGCCATGGCGGCCATGGGGGACAAGTTCCAAGAGATCGTGGACGTGACCATCGCCTATCCCCAGGGCGTAAGCAGTTTCTGGGACTTTGTCTGCGGCCGGGTCAAAGAGATCCGGGTGCGGATCAACATCCTGCCGGTGAACAGCGAGATGATGGGGGATTATCTTCAGGACGCGGAGTTCAAACGCAATTTCCAGGACTGGCTCAACCGTCTGTGGCAGGAAAAAGATCAGACGCTGGACCGTTTGCTGGTGGTTAACGAATGTTAAGGAGATAGAACCATGGTCGAATTCAAGTATGCGGAACTGTTGCCCCTGGGCGATGACGACACCCCTTATCGGCTGCTGACCAGCGAGCATGTCTCCAGCGTGCCGTTCGATGGCCAGCCTGTCCTCAAGGTGGCCCCCGAAGGGCTGGCGATGCTCGCCGAAGCCGCCTTCCGGGATGTTTCCCACCTGCTTCGGCCCGGGCATCTGGCCCAGCTGGAAAAGATTCTCAAGGATCCGGAGAGTTCGGACAACGATCGCTACGTGGCCCTGGAAATGCTGAAGAACGCCGTGATTTCTGCGGAAATGGAATTTCCCATGTGCCAGGATACCGGCACGGCCATTGTCATGGGAAAAAAAGGGCAGCAGGTATGGACCGGCGGCGGCGACGAGAAGGCCCTGTCGAAAGGGGTGTTCAACGCTTACACCCAGGGGAACCTGCGCTACTCCCAGAATGCGCCGCTCTCCATGTACGAAGAGAAGAATACCGGCTGCAACCTGCCGGCCCAGGTGGAGATCTACGCCACCGACGGGGATGCCTATAAGTTCCTGTTCATTGCCAAAGGGGGCGGATCGGCCAACAAGACCTATCTGTACCAGGAAACCAAGGCGGTGCTCAATCCGGGCACCTTGGTCGATTTCATCACCGCCAAGATGAAAACCCTGGGAACGGCCGCCTGTCCCCCCTATCACCTGGCCGTGGTGGTGGGCGGAACCTCGGCGGAGTTCAATCTCAAGACCGTGAAGCTGGCCTCGGCCGGCTACCTGGACAGTTTGCCCACTGTCGGCAGTGACGCCGGCCACGGCTTCCGTGACCGCGAGATGGAAGCCACCTTGCTGGAAAAATCCCGGGAACTGGGTATCGGGGCCCAGTTCGGCGGAAAATATTTCTGCCATGACATCCGTGTGGTGCGCCTGCCGCGCCATGGTGCTTCCTGTCCCATCGGCATCGGCGTCAGCTGCAGCGCCGATCGGAACATCAAGGCCAAAATCACCAGCAAGGGGATTTTCCTGGAGCAGTTGGAAACCGATCCGGCGCGCTATCTTCCCGAACCGGCGGGTGATGAAGCAGATGCCGTGGCCATCGACCTGAACCAGCCCATGGATCAAATCCGGGCCATTTTGACCCGCTACCCGGTGGCCACGCGGTTGAAATTGTCCGGTAAAATCATTGTGGGGCGCGACATCGCCCACGCCAAGCTCAAGGAGCGACTGGACAGCGGCCAGGGACTGCCCCAGTACCTCAAGGACCATATCATCTACTACGCCGGTCCGGCAAAGACCCCTGCCGGGTACGCCTCCGGTTCCTTCGGGCCCACCACGGCCGGCCGCATGGACGCGTACGTACCCATTTTTCAGGCCCAGGGGGCCTCCATGGTGATGCTGGCCAAGGGCAACCGCTCAAAAGCGGTCACCGATGCATGCAAACAATACGGCGGATTTTACCTGGGATCGATCGGTGGGCCGGCCGCCAGGCTCGGCAAGGAGTGCATCACTTCGGTGGAGGTGCTCGAGTATCCCGAACTGGGCATGGAGGCGATCTACATGATCACGGTCAAGGACTTTCCGGCGTTTATTCTCGTGGATGACAAGGGCAACGATTTTTTCGAAAAGCTGCTGTAGGCTGCCAATCCAAAGCATAACCGGGGGACTGCTCACGGCGGTCCCCGGTTATGCCCTTTTCGTCAGTGGAATTCCGTTGCCTCCGTCATTTCTTCTGCGTACCCGTCGTTACCGTCCCTGTCTTGCGATCATCTGGTCCACATATTCGATATGCTGCTTCATGGCCTGGTGGGC
This window harbors:
- a CDS encoding PAS domain S-box protein, whose protein sequence is MQPRRKPGITRNLIYGFGVLILLYAGHAFYSFQCMQRLSDLARTIHAHPLVVSNAALRASVSIGLIHGDIKDMVLFDDPTSTDSVMRAIDRHETDVFKQLDIVIANILGQRGAQLASEAMDLFRTGIPLKEKVLERIRLGDRDAAIRIIRTEVADHVRRLEDKMAALNHYARDKASGFLEESERIDADLARWSLIFSLTWLALASTIAFLTIKGSRQNEAALADEKEKLGVTLKSIGDGVIATDENGAVALMNRVAEQLTGWTEAEALGQPVERVFTIINEYSRENCENPVGKVLASRSVVGLANHTVLVARDGSERAIADSGAPIQAHDGKVIGVVLVFRDQTEDRRYRNRIIESEKKYRLLSDNTVDVIWIMNFDLEFTYVNPAITSITGYTPEEWIGTRLPDHCDEENFNKMATIVANEMAKGEESRGISFEAVMLKKNGDLLPVEIRGRVIYSEDGQPTRLQGVTRDITRRKAAEADREYQARLLQEMGRLAKIGAWEFDPATGQGSWTEEVARIHDLSPGELTSMEHGLGFYEGESREIIQRAVKAAVENGTPYDLEIELVSAKGIRKWVRTIGRPKMQAGRVTHVRGSFQDITERKRFEQRIDHLNRVLRAIRDLNQLVVREKDSESLIRNGCHILVDNRGFASAMIILTDDNDRPRSWARAGLVKASDILNRILEGGKLPRCCEQVRSGVKIVSVTEKEDYCIGCHILEKGRGMHSLAAPLVSDDNYFGCLVVALSGDLPVDDEELNLLEEAAGDIAYALRVLQLDENHKQSEHERVSLERQLVQAQKMESVGRLAGGVAHDYNNMLSVIIGYTELAMDKAGEDSPLMTDLKEILQAANRSSEITRQLLAFARQQTVAPQVLDLNHIMKSMLNMLRRLIGEDIDLAWNAGLDLWPVKIDPVQVDQILANLCVNARDAIVGVGKVTITTENVHFDEAYCARHTGFIPGAFVQLAVSDDGSGMSRETLDKIFEPFFTTKGLGKGTGLGLATVYGIVKQNNGFINVYSEPEVGTTVKIYLPRHADAHVPAADDPPAKIPTGRGETLLLVEDDPEILKLGCKMLEMSGYSVFPAATPGDALALVTAHAGHIDLLITDVVMPEMNGRDLAGKVNDRCPDVRVLFMSGYPANVIAHRGILEEGFNFIQKPFSRRELAGKVRMILDH
- a CDS encoding fumarate hydratase — encoded protein: MVEFKYAELLPLGDDDTPYRLLTSEHVSSVPFDGQPVLKVAPEGLAMLAEAAFRDVSHLLRPGHLAQLEKILKDPESSDNDRYVALEMLKNAVISAEMEFPMCQDTGTAIVMGKKGQQVWTGGGDEKALSKGVFNAYTQGNLRYSQNAPLSMYEEKNTGCNLPAQVEIYATDGDAYKFLFIAKGGGSANKTYLYQETKAVLNPGTLVDFITAKMKTLGTAACPPYHLAVVVGGTSAEFNLKTVKLASAGYLDSLPTVGSDAGHGFRDREMEATLLEKSRELGIGAQFGGKYFCHDIRVVRLPRHGASCPIGIGVSCSADRNIKAKITSKGIFLEQLETDPARYLPEPAGDEADAVAIDLNQPMDQIRAILTRYPVATRLKLSGKIIVGRDIAHAKLKERLDSGQGLPQYLKDHIIYYAGPAKTPAGYASGSFGPTTAGRMDAYVPIFQAQGASMVMLAKGNRSKAVTDACKQYGGFYLGSIGGPAARLGKECITSVEVLEYPELGMEAIYMITVKDFPAFILVDDKGNDFFEKLL
- a CDS encoding acyltransferase — protein: MKSILTSLRGAFSILIYAINTVACCIPIFAVALVRSLVPIRPVQTFCRRLLTGIASCWIWVNNMNQRLSNGIRWDVQGLDGLDPRGWYMVVANHQSWVDILVLQNVFHGKIPFLKFFLKKELFWFPLLGQAWWALDFPFMKRYSRRFLRKHPHLIGKDLEITRKACEKFRSIPVSVMNFVEGTRFTREKHSRQRSPYTHLLRTKAGGLAFAMAAMGDKFQEIVDVTIAYPQGVSSFWDFVCGRVKEIRVRINILPVNSEMMGDYLQDAEFKRNFQDWLNRLWQEKDQTLDRLLVVNEC